The following proteins come from a genomic window of Salvia hispanica cultivar TCC Black 2014 chromosome 4, UniMelb_Shisp_WGS_1.0, whole genome shotgun sequence:
- the LOC125218240 gene encoding 26S proteasome non-ATPase regulatory subunit 13 homolog B-like, translating to MAALQYLESLRNAHPELGEWYNTLSDLYQRKLWHQLTLKLEQFVTLAVFQAGDSLIQLYQNFITDFETKINLLKLAHFAVIVSRQYSEKDAAISYLQGVIEKLRTTSKVRIEEPILYINMQIGLFKLEQGDQKECKKLLEEGKSTLDSMTDIDPSVYASYYWISSQYHKARQEFAEFYRSALLYLAYTSVETLSDSFKLDLAFDLSLSALLGENIYNFGELLAHPIIKSLMGTKVEWLYYILEAFNSGDLVRYQELCRVHGAALNSQPALVQNEKKLLEKINILCLMEIIFSRPSEDRTIPLGIIAERTKLTVEDVEYLLVKSLSVHLIEGIIDQVEGTVYVSWVQPRVLGIPQIRSLRDRLDNWVDKKAKSVTSTGNKSVVGRCIRFSGNACIFLFPF from the exons ATGGCGGCTTTGCAGTATTTGGAATCCCTGCGGAATGCACACCCTGAGCTGGGCGAGTGGTACAACACGCTTTCAGATCTGTACCAGAGGAAGCTCTGGCACCAGCTCACGCTCAAGCTCGAGCAATTCGTCACGCTCGCCGTGTTTCAG GCTGGGGATTCCCTAATCCAACTGTACCAAAACTTTATAACTGATTTTGAGACAAAGATCAATCTACTCAAGCTTGCCCATTTTGCTGTCATAGTTTCTCGCCAGTATTCAGAGAAAGATGCTGCTATATCATATCTCCAAGGAGTGATAGAGAAGCTCCGAACTACCAGTAAAGTACGGATAGAGGAGCCAATACTTTATATCAATATGCAGATTGGTTTATTTAAGCTTGAGCAGGGAGACCAAAAAGAATGCAAGAAACTCTTAGAAGAGGGAAAGAGCACACTTGACAGTATGACTGATATTGATCCATCTGTTTATGCTAGCTACTATTGGATCTCATCGCAATATCATAAAGCCCGTCAAGAATTTGCTGAGTTCTACAGAAGTGCTCTTCTCTATTTAGCTTACACGTCAGTAGAGACTTTGTCAGACTCATTTAAGCTG gaTTTGGCATTTGACTTATCTCTATCAGCCTTGTTGGGAGAGAACATCTACAACTTCGGTGAACTTCTTGCTCATCCAATT ATAAAAAGTCTTATGGGTACTAAAGTTGAGTGGCTTTACTATATTCTCGAAGCATTTAACTCTGGTGATTTAGTGCGCTATCAAGAACTGTGCCGTGTACATGGAGCTGCTCTGAACAGCCAACCAGCACTAGTCCAGAATGAGAAAAAGCTTCTTGAGAAGATCAACATTCTCTGCTTGATGGAGATCATATTCAG CCGACCATCAGAAGATAGAACCATTCCATTGGGTATTATTGCTGAACGAACAAAACTAACAGTTGAAGATGTGGAGTACCTTCTTGTGAAGAGCCTTTCA GTGCATCTGATCGAAGGAATTATTGACCAAGTAGAGGGAACAGTTTATGTGTCTTGGGTTCAACCCAGAGTTTTAGGGATCCCTCAAATCAGGTCGTTGCGTGACCGGCTGGACAACTGGGTGGACAAA AAGGCCAAATCTGTTACTTCCACCGGGAACAAATCAGTTGTTGGCCGCTGCATTCGGTTCTCTGGCAATGCCTgtattttccttttccctttttga
- the LOC125218239 gene encoding uncharacterized protein LOC125218239 isoform X1 encodes MANVPSNKNVSRRSSISSGPKSFLSQSLKPITSHKWEIGKGTGVQVATFLAKTVALETVRRLSRAKCPVFWTALQGSQFLCCPPFKWVQRWKPFGFLVHGVQMISRPLLVLSIANALYECSSKDLDEAENSPSHDDSQLGAENLSETSSLECNQSVRIGDENPQGLFSTDWVNHLCQELETQGITLPERINQEELQRFYVAADGDFSTLLSSIKKTIRWRENYGILSGEELELWSNLIFWHGLDVNHRPCLVVRLGLACVQLPSDDRPRFIQALVSQVEHGVLHLLDGENRQITVLVDCQGLTPLRIPVQLLRHCCNILQDHFPNVLGVLVVIRLPSVVRVIAQTFIQVLTPTTRQKLSIEGDSYKKVLSERFRSIPSYLGGQCTCIRCARLQGAGTLCQIAERQTSTTEPVSDVVDGEGFPLVEPTVQYDMMMENDSSQIIRTAVIGILMIWVLVAFIEGIYDGGSYPVLTR; translated from the exons ATGGCCAACGTTCCtagtaataaaaatgtctCACGAAGGTCTTCGATTTCTTCTGGCCCTAAATCCTTTTTAAGTCAGTCTTTAAAACCAATAACATCACATAAGTGGGAAATTGGAAAGGGAACTGGTGTTCAGGTGGCAACTTTTCTTGCTAAAACAGTTGCATTAGAGACTGTACGGAGGTTATCGAGGGCCAAATGCCCAGTTTTCTGGACTGCGCTGCAAGGCTCACAATTTCTTTGCTGCCCCCCATTCAAATGGGTTCAGCGGTGGAAGCCTTTTGGTTTCTTGGTTCACGGAGTTCAG ATGATATCACGGCCATTATTGGTTCTCTCAATTGCAAATGCTCTATATGAGTGCAGCAGTAAGGACTTGGACGAAGCTGAAAATTCTCCTAGCCATGATGATTCTCAATTAGGTGCAGAAAATCTTTCAGAAACCTCATCTTTAGAGTGTAATCAGAGCGTGAG AATTGGTGATGAAAATCCTCAAGGCCTTTTCTCTACAGACTGGGTTAACCACCTTTGCCAAGAGCTGGAAACCCAGGGTATCACTTTGCCTGAAAG AATCAACCAAGAGGAACTGCAGAGATTTTATGTAGCTGCAGATGGTGATTTCTCAACCTTGCTATCATCTATAAAGAAGACGATAAGATGGAGGGAGAATTACGGAATTCTCTCTGGAGAGGAACTTGAGTTGTGGTCAAATTTGATCTTCTGGCATGGACTAGATGTGAATCATCGACCGTGTCTCGTTGTCCGACTTGGCCTTGCTTGTGTCCAGTTGCCATCTGATGATAGACCGCGCTTTATCCAAGCTCTTG TATCTCAGGTGGAGCACGGCGTCCTGCACTTGTTGGATGGAGAAAATCGTCAAATTACGGTTCTAGTGGATTGTCAAGGACTAACACCGCTGAGAATTCCCGTGCAATTATTGAGACACTGCTGCAACATTCTGCAAGATCACTTTCCTAATGTTTTGGGTGTTTTGGTTGTCATCCGGCTTCCTTCAGTTGTCCGTGTTATTGCCCAAACTTTCATACAA GTTCTCACACCGACAACTAGGCAGAAACTGAGCATCGAAGGGGATTCTTATAAGAAGGTTCTCTCTGAACGTTTTCGAAGCATTCCTTCATATCTTGGCGGACAGTGCACTTGCATAAGGTGTGCTAGGCTTCAAGGGGCTGGCACGTTGTGCCAAATCGCTGAGAGGCAGACAAGCACCACAGAACCGGTTTCAGATGTTGTCGATGGTGAGGGTTTTCCTTTAGTAGAACCAACTGTTCAGTATGATATGATGATGGAAAATGACAGCAGTCAAATAATACGGACTGCTGTTATTGGCATCCTCATGATCTGGGTGTTGGTTGCGTTTATCGAGGGCATATACGATGGTGGAAGTTACCCAGTACTAACCCGCTGA
- the LOC125218239 gene encoding phosphatidylinositol/phosphatidylcholine transfer protein SFH5 isoform X2 has translation MISRPLLVLSIANALYECSSKDLDEAENSPSHDDSQLGAENLSETSSLECNQSVRIGDENPQGLFSTDWVNHLCQELETQGITLPERINQEELQRFYVAADGDFSTLLSSIKKTIRWRENYGILSGEELELWSNLIFWHGLDVNHRPCLVVRLGLACVQLPSDDRPRFIQALVSQVEHGVLHLLDGENRQITVLVDCQGLTPLRIPVQLLRHCCNILQDHFPNVLGVLVVIRLPSVVRVIAQTFIQVLTPTTRQKLSIEGDSYKKVLSERFRSIPSYLGGQCTCIRCARLQGAGTLCQIAERQTSTTEPVSDVVDGEGFPLVEPTVQYDMMMENDSSQIIRTAVIGILMIWVLVAFIEGIYDGGSYPVLTR, from the exons ATGATATCACGGCCATTATTGGTTCTCTCAATTGCAAATGCTCTATATGAGTGCAGCAGTAAGGACTTGGACGAAGCTGAAAATTCTCCTAGCCATGATGATTCTCAATTAGGTGCAGAAAATCTTTCAGAAACCTCATCTTTAGAGTGTAATCAGAGCGTGAG AATTGGTGATGAAAATCCTCAAGGCCTTTTCTCTACAGACTGGGTTAACCACCTTTGCCAAGAGCTGGAAACCCAGGGTATCACTTTGCCTGAAAG AATCAACCAAGAGGAACTGCAGAGATTTTATGTAGCTGCAGATGGTGATTTCTCAACCTTGCTATCATCTATAAAGAAGACGATAAGATGGAGGGAGAATTACGGAATTCTCTCTGGAGAGGAACTTGAGTTGTGGTCAAATTTGATCTTCTGGCATGGACTAGATGTGAATCATCGACCGTGTCTCGTTGTCCGACTTGGCCTTGCTTGTGTCCAGTTGCCATCTGATGATAGACCGCGCTTTATCCAAGCTCTTG TATCTCAGGTGGAGCACGGCGTCCTGCACTTGTTGGATGGAGAAAATCGTCAAATTACGGTTCTAGTGGATTGTCAAGGACTAACACCGCTGAGAATTCCCGTGCAATTATTGAGACACTGCTGCAACATTCTGCAAGATCACTTTCCTAATGTTTTGGGTGTTTTGGTTGTCATCCGGCTTCCTTCAGTTGTCCGTGTTATTGCCCAAACTTTCATACAA GTTCTCACACCGACAACTAGGCAGAAACTGAGCATCGAAGGGGATTCTTATAAGAAGGTTCTCTCTGAACGTTTTCGAAGCATTCCTTCATATCTTGGCGGACAGTGCACTTGCATAAGGTGTGCTAGGCTTCAAGGGGCTGGCACGTTGTGCCAAATCGCTGAGAGGCAGACAAGCACCACAGAACCGGTTTCAGATGTTGTCGATGGTGAGGGTTTTCCTTTAGTAGAACCAACTGTTCAGTATGATATGATGATGGAAAATGACAGCAGTCAAATAATACGGACTGCTGTTATTGGCATCCTCATGATCTGGGTGTTGGTTGCGTTTATCGAGGGCATATACGATGGTGGAAGTTACCCAGTACTAACCCGCTGA
- the LOC125222958 gene encoding protein IWS1 homolog 1-like, with translation MPYDDAYRDEEGEPLVDFDDDVRSEGDQPQDLFDDIDDSVYDRRDRSPTPVLNDSSSRPRKRLIKKSAVNEPGPIDFGLDDDDVGGDYGREDDVSGLVRDDYSGKRKRDKNEKLRILEKNRRAEKEKKFKVRKSGGGRMKDHEADPEMKEMWDTIAGDNSEDDQEGVRTLDDDNFIDDTGVDPSDRYASDHEHSPSRAPEAEEGEEDDEIKELFKAGRKKKKSEKSPAEIALLVENVMAELEVVAEEDAELNRQGKPAINKLKKLSLLTDVLSKKQLQQEFLDHGVLTLLKNWLEPLPDGSLPNINVRAAVLKILNDFPIDLEQYDRKEQLKKSGLGKVIMFLSKVDEETTANRKLAKELVDKWSRPIFNKSTRFEDMKNFEDERSYRRPPPKKVMNNAAGRASRDDDLDFSQERKSSQSSSRQHASRPEAMSMDFMVRPQSKVDPEAVRARAKQMVQDQRRAKMNKKLQQLKAPKRKQLQATKLSVEGRGMVKYL, from the exons ATGCCTTACGACGACGC CTACCGTGATGAAGAAGGCGAGCCATTGGTGGACTTCGATGATGATGTCCGATCTGAAGGGGATCAGCCCCAGGATCTCTTCGATGACATAGATGATTCCGTCTATGACCGCAGGGATAGATCTCCAACCCCGGTGTTAAATGACTCGAGTTCTAGGCCTCGGAAGCgattgattaaaaaatcagCTGTTAATGAACCAGGCCCCATAGATTTTGGAttagatgatgatgatgtagGTGGGGATTATGGCCGGGAGGATGATGTGTCTGGTTTGGTGAGAGATGATTACTCCGGAAAGAGGAAGAGGgacaaaaatgagaaattgagaATTCTGGAGAAAAACAGAAGGGctgagaaggagaagaagttTAAGGTTAGGAAGAGTGGAGGAGGAAGGATGAAGGATCATGAGGCAGATCCAGAGATGAAAGAGATGTGGGACACTATTGCCGGTGACAATTCTGAG GATGACCAAGAAGGTGTTCGGACTCTGGATGATGATAATTTCATCGATGATACCGGCGTAGATCCTTCTGACCGTTATGCAAGTGACCATGAACATTCTCCAAGTCGAGCTCCCGAG GCAGAGGAGGGAGAAGAGGATGATGAAATCAAGGAACTGTTCAAGGCTggaaggaaaaagaagaaaagtgaaaaaagtcCAGCTGAAATTGCATTGCTAGTTGAGAATGTGATGGCTGAGCTCGAGGTGGTTGCAGAAGAAGATGCAGAGCTCAATAGACAGGGGAAACCTGCAATCAATAAGTTGAAAAAGCTGTCCCTTCTGACAGATGTTCTCTCAAA AAAGCAACTCCAGCAAGAGTTTCTTGATCATGGAGTTTTGACTCTCTTAAAGAATTGGCTTGAGCCTTTGCCAGATGGAAGCTTACCAAATATTAATGTTCGTGCTGCTGTTTTGAAGATCCTAAATGAT TTCCCAATTGACTTAGAGCAGTATGACCGCAAAGAACAGCTAAAAAAGAGTGGACTTGGCAAG GTCATTATGTTTTTGTCAAAGGTTGATGAGGAAACTACTGCCAACCGGAAACTTGCCAAAGAATTGGTGGATAAATGG AGCCGACCAATTTTCAATAAGAGCACAAGGTTTGAAGACATGAAAAACTTTGAGGACGAAAGAAGCTACAGAAGGCCACCTCctaaaaa GGTAATGAATAATGCAGCAGGAAGAGCATCACGGGATGATGATCTGGATTTTTCGCA GGAGCGAAAATCTAGTCAGTCATCTTCGAGGCAACATGCCTCTAGGCCTGAAGCAATGTCCATGGACTTTATGGTCCGTCCTCAATCCAAGGTTGATCCAGAAGCAGTACGAGCTCGTGCTAAACAAATGGTACAAGATCAGCGTAGGGCAAAG ATGAATAAGAAGTTGCAACAGCTGAAAGCGCCTAAACGGAAGCAACTACAGGCTACAAAGCTCAGCGTGGAGGGTCGTGGCATGGTGAAATATCTGTAA
- the LOC125217759 gene encoding 26S proteasome non-ATPase regulatory subunit 8 homolog A has protein sequence MDPKTTEVSQLFERFKAAILRKDFDICTKLLFQLKIALTGFKSLPPLFEKTPNAVHELTLARDIYEHAVILSVKIEDQDAFERDFCQLKPYYTDAASRLPPSPQEYPILGLNLLRLLVQNRIAEFHTELELLSASALENPCIKHAVELEQSFMEGAYNRVLTARQAVPHETYVYFMDLLAKTVRDEIAGCSEKAYDSLSVNDARQMLLYSSDKEVVEYIKEEHPEWEVKNGFVFFQRAKESVPCKEIPSLQLINQTLSYARELERIV, from the exons ATGGATCCGAAAACCACAGAGGTTTCCCAGCTCTTCGAGCGATTCAAAGCGGCAATTCTCCGCaaagattttgatatttgtacCAAACTTCTGTTTCAGCTCAAG ATTGCATTGACAGGATTCAAGAGTCTGCCtccattatttgaaaaaactCCAAATGCTGTCCATGAATTGACACTCGCAA GGGACATTTATGAGCATGCAGTTATCCTGAGCGTGAAGATTGAGGATCAGGATGCTTTTGAGAGAGACTTTTGCCAACTGAAGCCTTATTATACTGATGCCGC TAGTCGTCTCCCACCCTCTCCCCAGGAGTACCCAATATTAGGTCTAAACCTGCTAAGACTCCTTGTGCAAAACAGAATAGCCGAATTCCACACTGAGTTGGAGTTGCTTTCTGCTAGTGCTTTGGAGAACCCTTGTATCAAGCATGCTGTCGAGCTAGAACAATCCTTCATGGAAGGAGCATATAACAGGGTGCTGACTGCTAGACAGGCTGTACCTCATGAAACATATGTCTATTTCATGGACTTGCTAGCAAAGACAGTCAG AGATGAGATAGCTGGGTGCAGTGAGAAGGCCTATGATTCTCTTTCAGTAAATGATGCACGTCAGATGTTGCTGTATTCGTCCGACAAGGAAGTAGTTGAATATATCAAGGAG GAGCATCCTGAGTGGGAGGTCAAGAATGGGTTTGTGTTTTTCCAAAGAGCTAAGGAATCTGTACCTTGCAAGGAGATTCCGTCGCTGCAGCTGATCAACCAGACCCTCAGTTATGCGAGGGAGTTGGAGCGCATTGTGTGA